The Methanothrix soehngenii GP6 genome has a window encoding:
- a CDS encoding methyltransferase family protein gives MGSGALAMAAYFLVFASVHSLLADPRFKRWAKERACGALDRWGRLAFNLLALIMLLPFIFILLYLPDEVIYIAPWPAFGLMAAAQLLAAAMLLITLFQTGVLDFLGLEGRPRPGRERALVTGGLYCHLRNPLFLFAILFLWTSPIMTMNLLTFNIMATFYFYLGALHEERSLKEEFGKAYEEYRLRVPMFLPRLGCKD, from the coding sequence ATGGGATCGGGTGCATTGGCCATGGCGGCTTATTTTCTGGTTTTTGCCTCTGTTCATAGCCTCCTGGCCGATCCCCGGTTCAAGAGATGGGCAAAGGAGAGGGCGTGCGGGGCGTTGGACCGCTGGGGGCGGCTGGCCTTCAATCTGCTGGCCCTGATTATGCTGCTGCCTTTCATCTTTATCCTCCTCTATCTACCGGATGAGGTCATCTACATCGCTCCCTGGCCGGCTTTTGGGCTGATGGCCGCCGCCCAGCTCCTGGCGGCTGCCATGCTGCTGATCACCCTTTTCCAGACAGGCGTTCTGGACTTCCTGGGGCTAGAGGGGCGGCCCCGTCCGGGCCGGGAGCGAGCTCTAGTGACCGGCGGCCTTTACTGCCACCTGAGAAACCCACTCTTCCTGTTTGCCATTCTCTTCCTCTGGACCAGCCCGATCATGACCATGAATCTTCTGACCTTCAATATCATGGCCACATTCTACTTTTATCTCGGTGCCCTCCATGAGGAGCGATCCCTGAAAGAGGAGTTCGGAAAGGCATACGAGGAGTATCGGCTGAGGGTGCCCATGTTCCTGCCACGACTTGGCTGCAAGGATTGA
- a CDS encoding Dabb family protein, with protein sequence MPASNAYDLVLLSEFISPEELVSYQKHPEHVRVAEVAGQVCESRIVVDYAC encoded by the coding sequence ATTCCCGCCAGCAATGCCTATGATCTGGTGCTCCTCTCGGAGTTCATAAGCCCCGAGGAGCTGGTAAGCTATCAGAAGCATCCGGAGCATGTCAGGGTGGCGGAGGTGGCGGGTCAGGTCTGCGAGTCCAGGATCGTGGTGGACTATGCCTGCTAA
- a CDS encoding DUF3656 domain-containing U32 family peptidase: MIRLPELLAPAGSPQALHSAIAAGADAVYLSGKRFGARKFAANFDHTALTEAIDYAHLRGVKVYVTVNTLIREEELLDLAEYLVQLYDLGADAILLQDLGAASLARQLVPDLERHASTQMTIHNLPGALYAAQGGFNRVVLAREVTIEEIERWGQKMEKAGLGLEVFVHGALCYSYSGQCLLSSAIGGRSGNRGMCAQPCRKPYVLMHGRKDEYGRPVGLQAVAQKESYIISTRDLSVYRHLDKIVRSPVQSLKIEGRMKSHQYVAIVTSIYRRALDGIARGSWSPSKEEERDLALAFNRDFTSGHLLGAKDVMGRGMSDNQGLLIGSVASYDPQRGEAAVRLCASLVPEKGDGLVFQSPGQEMGLVVQKAIEKDGLVRLRTPDRVRPGARVFLTGSTALARRAEEIAARERASIPVDITLTWEDGFPVAEGRLDSGELAVARGESRMEEAVNRPQTPEQIESQMRKTGGTPFVVRKVEMDYPGGLFSPPGALNQLRRDLLAGLEKAVLEGRRPASDRIREAKDRLQKLELPARRAGEEWSRPKLSVYADRLDILKGAVEGGSRRIYFEPLMEKGRKDRDRIETILAQLLEAKKLCGKAELIWKWPRITRDDFIDLALPLLSQVQVNGIMVENVGPAWAIKEKMPEMPIYGGSGLNVWNHLTAQALAPQFSWLTLSPELSSHQLKDAASALRALPGRDGNPKLELVVQGSLEVMVAEDSVPQLAKGRSSEEFWGLQDFKHIFPLKVDDEGRTHIFNSAETCLIDLLPEICRIGLDGISLDARGRTESYARQVTGAYNQAIERTEKLLATDPAPLKEGLLDLKARIQPLALGGITHGHFLRGLKD; this comes from the coding sequence TTGATAAGACTGCCTGAACTCCTCGCCCCTGCTGGCTCGCCCCAGGCCCTGCACTCTGCCATAGCGGCAGGTGCGGATGCGGTGTACCTGAGCGGCAAGAGGTTTGGGGCAAGGAAGTTCGCTGCAAACTTCGACCACACCGCCCTGACGGAGGCCATAGACTACGCCCACCTGCGTGGGGTGAAAGTTTACGTTACCGTCAATACCCTGATCAGGGAGGAGGAGCTGCTCGATTTAGCCGAGTACCTCGTTCAGCTGTACGATCTGGGTGCGGATGCCATTCTTCTCCAGGACCTGGGCGCAGCCTCACTGGCCCGCCAGCTTGTTCCAGACCTGGAGAGGCATGCCTCCACCCAGATGACCATCCACAATCTCCCTGGTGCTCTCTATGCTGCCCAGGGTGGCTTCAATAGGGTCGTCCTGGCCAGAGAGGTCACTATAGAAGAGATTGAAAGATGGGGACAGAAGATGGAAAAGGCGGGACTGGGCCTGGAGGTATTCGTGCACGGTGCCCTCTGCTACTCTTACTCTGGCCAGTGTCTTCTCTCCTCGGCCATCGGCGGGCGGAGCGGCAACAGGGGGATGTGCGCCCAACCCTGCAGGAAACCGTATGTCCTGATGCATGGCAGAAAGGACGAATACGGCCGGCCAGTGGGCCTGCAGGCTGTGGCCCAAAAGGAGAGCTATATCATCTCCACTCGCGACCTTTCCGTCTACAGGCATCTGGATAAGATAGTCCGCTCGCCTGTGCAGTCCCTGAAGATCGAAGGGAGGATGAAGTCCCACCAGTATGTGGCCATCGTCACCAGCATCTACCGGAGGGCACTGGACGGCATCGCCCGCGGAAGCTGGTCGCCCTCGAAAGAGGAGGAGAGGGACTTAGCCCTGGCCTTCAACCGCGACTTCACATCAGGCCACCTGCTGGGGGCAAAGGATGTCATGGGCAGAGGGATGTCGGACAATCAGGGGCTCCTCATAGGAAGCGTGGCCTCCTATGATCCCCAGAGAGGCGAGGCAGCAGTCCGTCTTTGCGCTTCACTTGTGCCAGAGAAAGGGGACGGCCTGGTATTCCAGTCTCCTGGCCAGGAGATGGGTCTTGTGGTGCAGAAGGCCATCGAAAAGGATGGCCTGGTACGACTCAGGACCCCGGATAGAGTCCGTCCCGGGGCCAGAGTATTTCTCACCGGCAGCACTGCCCTGGCCAGAAGGGCAGAGGAGATCGCAGCCAGGGAGAGGGCTTCTATTCCCGTGGACATCACCCTCACCTGGGAGGATGGATTTCCAGTTGCCGAAGGCCGGCTGGATAGCGGCGAGCTGGCAGTGGCCCGAGGGGAATCCAGGATGGAGGAGGCCGTAAATAGGCCCCAGACCCCGGAGCAGATCGAATCCCAGATGAGAAAGACCGGAGGCACCCCCTTTGTGGTCAGAAAGGTTGAGATGGACTATCCAGGAGGGCTCTTCTCCCCTCCGGGTGCCTTAAACCAGCTGCGCCGCGATCTTCTGGCCGGGCTGGAGAAGGCTGTGCTGGAAGGCCGCCGCCCGGCATCGGACCGGATCAGGGAGGCGAAGGATCGCCTCCAGAAGCTCGAGCTTCCGGCGAGAAGGGCTGGGGAGGAATGGAGCAGGCCCAAATTGTCCGTCTATGCCGACCGCCTGGATATATTGAAGGGAGCGGTTGAGGGCGGATCTCGTCGGATATACTTCGAGCCCCTGATGGAAAAAGGGCGAAAAGATCGGGACAGAATAGAGACGATCCTGGCCCAGCTTCTGGAGGCAAAAAAGCTATGCGGCAAGGCAGAGCTGATCTGGAAGTGGCCGCGAATCACTCGGGATGATTTCATTGACCTTGCCCTGCCCCTGCTCTCCCAGGTCCAGGTGAACGGGATCATGGTGGAGAACGTCGGCCCTGCCTGGGCGATCAAAGAGAAGATGCCCGAAATGCCTATTTATGGCGGATCCGGGCTGAACGTCTGGAACCACCTGACTGCCCAGGCCCTTGCACCCCAGTTCAGCTGGCTCACCCTCTCCCCGGAGCTGTCCAGCCACCAGCTGAAGGATGCCGCCTCCGCCCTCCGAGCTCTGCCCGGCCGGGACGGAAACCCGAAGCTGGAGCTAGTCGTCCAGGGCAGCCTGGAAGTGATGGTGGCCGAGGACTCCGTCCCCCAACTGGCCAAAGGAAGATCTTCGGAGGAGTTCTGGGGCCTGCAGGATTTCAAGCACATCTTTCCTTTGAAGGTGGATGACGAGGGCAGGACCCATATCTTCAACTCCGCCGAGACCTGTCTGATCGACCTCTTGCCTGAGATCTGCCGGATAGGACTGGACGGGATATCCCTGGACGCCAGAGGGCGGACGGAAAGCTATGCTCGGCAGGTGACAGGGGCTTATAATCAGGCGATAGAGCGGACCGAAAAGCTATTGGCCACTGATCCCGCGCCTTTAAAGGAAGGGCTTCTGGATTTGAAGGCGAGGATTCAGCCCCTGGCCCTGGGGGGAATTACCCATGGCCACTTTCTCAGAGGGCTGAAGGACTGA